The window GGGCGCGGTTCACCGCCGAGCGGCTGCTGGTGGTGACCGGTCGCCGGGCCCACCTGGACGAGCTGGGCCTGGACACCGTCGGGGTGGACGCCGGCCGGCGCTACCTGGCCGTGGACGACCGGCTGTACGTGACGGAGGGGATCTGGGCGGTCGGCGACGTCACCGGCGAGGGGGCGTTCACGCACGTCGCGATGTACCAGGCGGGGATCGTCGTCGCCGACCTGCTCGACCACGCCCGGCGCGCCGCAGGCGGGCCCGACCCCAGCGGCACCGCGAGCGCGACGGGTGGCGCGTCGGGCACCACCGGCGTGCGCGGTTCCGCCGGTGCGGTGCCGCGCGCCGACTACCGGGCGCTGCCCCGGGTGACCTTCACCGACCCCGAGGTCGGCGCGGTCGGCCTCACCGAGTCGCAGGCCCGCGAGCGGGGCGTCAACGTGCAGGTCGGCCTCGCCCGGTTGCCGTCGTCCGCCCGGGGCTGGATCCACAAGGCCGGCAACGAGGGCTTCGTCAAGCTGGTCGCGGACGCCGACCAGGGCGTGCTGATCGGCGCGACCTCGGTGGGGCCGGCCGGTGGCGAGGTGCTCTCCGGTCTGGCGGTGGCGGTGCACGCAGCCGTGCCGCTCGCCCGGCTCCGGCAGATGATCTACGCGTACCCGACCTTCCACCGGACGATCGAGGACGCGTTGCGGAACATGTCCTGACGACCGGGCCGCATGCCGGATGCCGGATGGCGGGCAGCGCGCGGCAGCGGAAGGCAATCGTGCGGCAGATGGCTGCTCATTTCTTTCATCGGGATGACGTACGATTGCGGCCGTGACGAAGCGGTTGACCGAAGTTGCCAAGAAGGCGGGCGTCAGCGAGGCCACCGTCAGCCGGGTGCTCAACGGCCGGGACGGGGTCTCCGAGGCGACCCGGACGGCGGTGCTGACCGCGCTGGACGTGCTCGGCTACGAGCGGCCCACCAAGCTGCGCGGCGAGCGCGCCCGGCTGGTCGGGCTGGTGCTGCCCGAGTTGCAGAACCCGATCTTCCCGGCGCTCGCCGAGGTGGTCACCGGATCCCTCGCCCAGCGCGGGTTCACCCCGGCGCTCTGCGCCCGCACCATCGGTGGCGTCTCCGAGATGGACTACGTGGAGATGCTCCTGGACCACCAGGTCTCCGGGGTGATCTTCGCCGGTGGGTCGTACGCGCTCGCCGACGCCCGGCACGACCACTACCGCCGGCTGACCGACCGGGGCCTGCCGGTGGTGCTGGTCAACGCGGGGGTGGACGAGTTGGGCTTCCCCCGGGTCTCCACGGACGACGCGGTGGCGGTGGAGCAGGCGTACGGGCACCTGCGCTCGCTCGGGCACGAGCGGATCGGGATGGTGCTCGGCCCGGAGGGGCACGTGCCGTCCCGGCGCAAGCTGGACGCGATGGCCCAGGCGGCGGGCTGGGGTGACGACACGGCGTACGTGGAGCGCTCCAGCTTCTCCATGGAGGGGGCGCGGGTCGCCGCGACCAAGCTGGTCGAGCGCGGCGTGACCGGCATCGTCTGCGCCAGCGACGTGCTGGCCCTCGGCGCCATCCGGGCCGCCCGGCGGCTGGGTCGGGTGGTGCCGACCGACGTGTCGGTGGTGGGCTTCGACGACTCCGCGTTCATGACCTGCACCGACCCGCCGTTGACCACCGTGCGGCAGCCGATCGAGACCATGGGGCAGGCCGCCGTGGACCTGCTGGTCACCCAGATCGAGGGCGCCGGCGTGCTGCACGACGAGCTGCTGTTCGAGCCCGAGCTGGTCGTCCGCGGTTCCACCGCGCCCGCCCCCGGTCGCTGACCCGGGCCCGCCCCCCGCCCACCCGAACGACGGAACGGCCGTCGACCGCTGCCCGCGGTCGGCGGCCGTTCCGTTCTGCCTGCCCGGTGGCAGGAACCAGTCGGGCCAAAGCCGCAAATAGGCTGCCTTCCAAGATCCTGTCAAATTCTGTCGCCCCAAAGTCTCGTCTTTTCAGCAAGAGATCGATACCTTGCTGGGACAAGTTCGCTTGGCTACAGTGACCCCACTCACACCTGGCCCCGGCGCAGCTACCCGGGGTCAGGTCGCTTGGCAGATGCAGATCAGTGCCGGCGCATCGGCGCGGTGACGACCACCGGGCATCAGCGCAGGTCATGGAGACACCGTTCCCGAAGGGATGGACAGATGTCCGTACCGCAGTACCGGAAGACTGCGGCGTTGGCGCTCGTGGCCGGCCTGGGGCTCAGCCTTGCGGCCTGTTCGACGAAGAGCGACGACGCGACAGGCAGCGCAGGCGGCAAGGTCACCGTCACCGTCGACTGCCAGCCGGTCGGCTCCCAGAAAGAGCTGTTGAAGAACTGGAACGACGACGTCGCCGAATTCCAGCGGCAGAACCCCGACATCGTCATCAAGAGCGTGAGCGTCGGCGAGCAGTGCAACAACCCGCCGGACTTCACCGCCCGCCTGGCCGGTGGCACCGTGACCGACCTGTTCTACGGGTACATGACCGATCTCCAGCAGGTGCTGGACTCCGGCCAGGCGATGGACATCAGCGAGTACGCCGACAAGGACACGGTCCCCACCTGGGACAGCGTCGACCCGGCGCTCAAGGAGGCCTTCAGCCACGACGGGAAGCTCTACGCCGTCCCGGCGAAGAACTACTCGATGGGCCTGGTCTACAACAAGGTGCTGTTCCAGCAGGCGGGGCTCGACGTCAACAACCCGCCCAAGACGTGGCCCGAGGTCCGGGCGGCCGCCAAGAAGATCTCCGCGCTCGGCAACGGGATCGCCGGCTACTCGGAGTACAGCGCCGGCAACACCGGCGGCTGGCACTTCACCTCCCTGCTCTACTCGCAGGGCGGCCAGATGCTGACCGAGGACGGCAAGAAGGCCGACTTCAACAACGCCATGGGCAAGCAGGTCCTGCAGAACCTCAAGGACATGCGGTACGGCGACAACAGCATGGGCAGCCGCCAGCTGCTCCAGTGGGGCGACCTGCTGACCAACGCCGCCGCCGGCAAGGTGGGCATGTTCATCGGCGCGCCGGACTCCACCCAGGCGATCGTCAGCCAGTTCCAGGGCAAGTTCCAGGACTGGGCGATGGCCCCGCTGCCCGGTCAGGACGGCGCGGCGAAGGGCACGCTCGGCGGCGGCGAGGGCTACTTCTTCAAGAAGGGCCTCTCCCCGGAGCAGGTCGAGGCCGGTCTGAAGTGGATCGCCTACCAGAAGCTGACGCCAGGCAAGGGCCAGTTCGACTACGTCCGGGCCAAGCCGCAGAACTACCCGGTCGGCCTGCCCCAGCCGCTGCTCTTCGCCAACGGCAGTGACGCGCAGAAGCAGGAGCTCGAACTGCGCAAGGCGAACGCGAACGTCGACACCGCCAACTTCGCGCTCTTCGAGGCCACCCCGGTGCAGATCAAGGGCGAACCGCGCAACGCGCAGGCGATCTACGCGGTGCTCGACGCGGCGATGTCCGGGGTGCTGACCAACCCGAACGCGAACATCGACGCGCTGCTCAAGACGGCCGAGGACAAGGTCAACCAGCTCCTCGCCGCGGCGAGCTGACCCGACGGTGGGGGCCGGTGCGCCGGCCCCCACCCCGTCCGCACCGCCCGTCCGGTCACCGACTCACCAGGAGTTGCCTTGGCGATCCTCTCCGCCCCGGGGACCACCAGAGACACGGGTCGTCCCGCGTCGCCGTCCCCGGTCGGGCCACAGCGTACGAGCCTCGGCCGCAAGGTGCGGGACAACCTCACCGGCCACGCGTTCCTGATCGGTGCGGTGCTCTGCTTCGTGGTCTTCTCCTGGTACCCGATGATCCGCGGCATCGTGATGAGCTTCCAGCGCACCCGGCGCGGCGAGACCACCTGGGTGGGCTGGGACAACTACGCCCGCATCCTCGACGACCCGAGCTTCTGGACCGCCTGGAAGAACACCTTCTACTTCACGGTCCTCGCGCTCGTCCTCGGCTACGTGGTGCCGTTCTTCGTGGCGATCCTGCTCAACGAGTTCCGCCACGCCAAGGGGTACCTGCGGATCCTGGTCTACCTGCCGGTCATGCTGCCGCCGGCCTCGGCGCTCTTCCTGTTCAAGTTCTACGCGTACGACCCCAGCGACGCGGGACTCCTCAACGCGATCCTCAAGGCGCTGCACCTGCCGACGTCGCAGTGGATGCAGTCCCCCGAGATGACGATGCCCGCGATGGTGCTGGCGTCGACCTGGATGAACATGGGCAGCGCGGTGCTGATCTACCTGGCGGCGTTGCAGAACATCCCCGGCGAACTCTACGAGGCGGCCGAGCTGGACGGGGCCGGGATCTGGCGGCGGATCCTGCACGTGACCGTCCCGCAGACCCGGCTGATCCTCGCGCTCCTGGCGATGCTTCAGATCGTCGCCACCATGCAGCTCTTCATCGAGCCGCTGATCCTCGCCAACGGCGCGGGCGCGGAGGACTCGGCGACCTCGGTCGCGTACCTCATCTACCAGCACGGCTTCTTCCAGAACGATCTCAACGGCGCCGCCGCGCTCGGCGTGATCATGCTCGTGGTGCTGGCCGGCTTCTCCGCCGTCTACGTGCGGCTGACTGCGAAACAGGACTAGGACGGACGCGGAATGGCACAGGACTCCGGGACCCGGACACTCGTCTCCCCCGCCCAGCTCAGGCGGGGACGCGGCAGGGTGATCTACTGGGCGCTGCTCGCCGTCGTCGTGACGGGCTTCACGCTCGTCTTCCTCGGGCCCCTCTACTGGATGGTCACCGGCGCGCTCAAGTCCGGCCAGGAGATCGCGCAGACCCCGCCGTCGCTGTTCCCGCAGGATCCCCAGTGGCAGAACTACGTCGACGCGTGGCAAAACCTGGATCTCGCCAAGCTGCTGTTCAACACGTTCTACTACGCGACCGGCGCGGTGCTGTTCCAACTCGTCCTCGACACCGCCGCGGCGTACTCCCTGTCGAAGCTCCGGCCGATCTTCGGCAACGTGATCCTCGGCCTGATGCTGGCGACGCTGATGATCCCCGCGATGGTCCTCATCGTCCCGCAGTACGTGACCGTGATCGACCTGCCGATCCTGCACGTCAACCTGCTCGACTCGCCGTTCGCGATCTGGCTGCCCCTGGTCGCGAACGCGTTCAACATCTTCCTCCTGAAACGGTTCTTCGACTCGATCCCGGAGGAGCTGATGGCGGCGGCCCTCATGGACGGGGCGACCCCGCTGCGCACGCTCTGGTCGATCGTCCTGCCGATGTCCCGCCCCATCCTCGGCGTGGTCTCGATCTTCGCCGTGACCGCGGTCTGGAAGGACTTCCTCTGGCCGAAGCTGGTCATGCCGTCACCCGAGACCCGGACGGTCAGCGTCGGCATCTACGCCTTCTCGGGTGGTACGCCCATGAACGTGGTGGTCGCCGCCTCGGTCATCGCCGCGATCCCGACCGTCATCGTCTTCCTGATCTTCCAGCGCAACATCATGTCCGGCCTGACCACCGGGAGCCTCAAGGGATAGGGCCGGCGCACCGACGCATCACCACCACCGAAACCCCGTCGGCGACCAACGACCGTTCGCCCGACACACATTCAGGTCCGGCGACAACGCCGACGTGCCGACGCAGAAAGCAGGTGTCCGTGTCCACAGCAGACAACAGTCCGTGGTGGCGTGGAGCGGTGATCTACCAGGTGTACCCACGTAGCTTCGCCGACGGTGACGGCGACGGCATAGGCGACATCGCCGGCATCCGGTCCCGGCTGGATCACCTGGCCGCGCTCGGCATCGACGCGATCTGGTTCAGTCCCTGGTACCCCTCCCCGATGGCCGACGCCGGCTACGACGTCTCCGACTACCGCGACATCGACCCGGTCTTCGGCACCCTGGCCGAGGCCGAGGCGTTGATCGCCGAGGCCCACGCGCTCGGCATGAGGACCATCGTCGACGTGGTGCCGAACCACTGCTCCGACGCGCACCCCTGGTTCCAGGCGGCCCTCGCCGGTGGGCCGGACGCGCCCGAGCGGGAGCTGTTCTGGTTCCGGCCCGGCCGGGGCCCGAACGGCGACCAACGGCCCACCGACTGGGTCGGCGAGTTCGGTGGCGAGACGTGGACCCGGACCACCAACCCGGACGGCACCCCCGGCGACTGGTACCTGCACCTGTTCACCGCCGAGCAGCCCGACTTCAACTGGGACCACCCCAGGGTGCGGGCGGAGTTCGAGGACATCCTGCGGTTCTGGTTCGACCGGGGGGTGGACGGCATCCGGATCGACTCGGCCGGGCTGCTGGTCAAGGACGGGACGCTGCCCGAGACCCTGCCGGACCGGCCACACCCGTTCCGCGACCTGGACGGCGTGCACGAGATCTACCGCGCCTGGCGGCGGGTCGCCGACGAGTACCCGGGCGACCGGGCGCTGATCGGTGAGGTGTGGATGCCGGACCGGCAGCGCTTCGCCAACTACCTGCGCCCGGACGAGTTGCACGCCGCGTTCAACTTCGACTTCCTGGGCTGCGCCTGGGACGCCACGGCGTTGCGCGACAGCATCGACGGCACGCTGAGCGCGCACGCGCCGGTCGGCGCGCCCGCCACCTGGGTGCTCTCCAACCACGACGTCACCCGGCACGTCACCCGCTACGGGCGGGAGGACACCACGTTCAGCTTCGCCGCGAAGCGCGAGGGCATCCCCACCGACCTGGAGCTGGGCACCCGCCGGGCCCGGGCC is drawn from Micromonospora sp. NBC_01740 and contains these coding sequences:
- a CDS encoding ABC transporter substrate-binding protein, with the protein product MSVPQYRKTAALALVAGLGLSLAACSTKSDDATGSAGGKVTVTVDCQPVGSQKELLKNWNDDVAEFQRQNPDIVIKSVSVGEQCNNPPDFTARLAGGTVTDLFYGYMTDLQQVLDSGQAMDISEYADKDTVPTWDSVDPALKEAFSHDGKLYAVPAKNYSMGLVYNKVLFQQAGLDVNNPPKTWPEVRAAAKKISALGNGIAGYSEYSAGNTGGWHFTSLLYSQGGQMLTEDGKKADFNNAMGKQVLQNLKDMRYGDNSMGSRQLLQWGDLLTNAAAGKVGMFIGAPDSTQAIVSQFQGKFQDWAMAPLPGQDGAAKGTLGGGEGYFFKKGLSPEQVEAGLKWIAYQKLTPGKGQFDYVRAKPQNYPVGLPQPLLFANGSDAQKQELELRKANANVDTANFALFEATPVQIKGEPRNAQAIYAVLDAAMSGVLTNPNANIDALLKTAEDKVNQLLAAAS
- a CDS encoding carbohydrate ABC transporter permease — translated: MAQDSGTRTLVSPAQLRRGRGRVIYWALLAVVVTGFTLVFLGPLYWMVTGALKSGQEIAQTPPSLFPQDPQWQNYVDAWQNLDLAKLLFNTFYYATGAVLFQLVLDTAAAYSLSKLRPIFGNVILGLMLATLMIPAMVLIVPQYVTVIDLPILHVNLLDSPFAIWLPLVANAFNIFLLKRFFDSIPEELMAAALMDGATPLRTLWSIVLPMSRPILGVVSIFAVTAVWKDFLWPKLVMPSPETRTVSVGIYAFSGGTPMNVVVAASVIAAIPTVIVFLIFQRNIMSGLTTGSLKG
- a CDS encoding glycoside hydrolase family 13 protein — protein: MSTADNSPWWRGAVIYQVYPRSFADGDGDGIGDIAGIRSRLDHLAALGIDAIWFSPWYPSPMADAGYDVSDYRDIDPVFGTLAEAEALIAEAHALGMRTIVDVVPNHCSDAHPWFQAALAGGPDAPERELFWFRPGRGPNGDQRPTDWVGEFGGETWTRTTNPDGTPGDWYLHLFTAEQPDFNWDHPRVRAEFEDILRFWFDRGVDGIRIDSAGLLVKDGTLPETLPDRPHPFRDLDGVHEIYRAWRRVADEYPGDRALIGEVWMPDRQRFANYLRPDELHAAFNFDFLGCAWDATALRDSIDGTLSAHAPVGAPATWVLSNHDVTRHVTRYGREDTTFSFAAKREGIPTDLELGTRRARAAVLLSLSLPGAAYVYQGEELGLWEVEDIPFALRQDPMWERSGRIDPGRDGCRVPLPWAGDEPPFGFSPDGATAPWLPQPAGWKDQTVRAQTGDASSMLELYRAAIRIRRAEPALGDGTMSWLPAPDDVLAYHRRPGFTCLVNLSDVAVPLPPHTGRLLASGPLDDDLLPPDTAVWLRTAEEDPAGPETV
- a CDS encoding carbohydrate ABC transporter permease; amino-acid sequence: MAILSAPGTTRDTGRPASPSPVGPQRTSLGRKVRDNLTGHAFLIGAVLCFVVFSWYPMIRGIVMSFQRTRRGETTWVGWDNYARILDDPSFWTAWKNTFYFTVLALVLGYVVPFFVAILLNEFRHAKGYLRILVYLPVMLPPASALFLFKFYAYDPSDAGLLNAILKALHLPTSQWMQSPEMTMPAMVLASTWMNMGSAVLIYLAALQNIPGELYEAAELDGAGIWRRILHVTVPQTRLILALLAMLQIVATMQLFIEPLILANGAGAEDSATSVAYLIYQHGFFQNDLNGAAALGVIMLVVLAGFSAVYVRLTAKQD
- a CDS encoding LacI family DNA-binding transcriptional regulator — encoded protein: MTKRLTEVAKKAGVSEATVSRVLNGRDGVSEATRTAVLTALDVLGYERPTKLRGERARLVGLVLPELQNPIFPALAEVVTGSLAQRGFTPALCARTIGGVSEMDYVEMLLDHQVSGVIFAGGSYALADARHDHYRRLTDRGLPVVLVNAGVDELGFPRVSTDDAVAVEQAYGHLRSLGHERIGMVLGPEGHVPSRRKLDAMAQAAGWGDDTAYVERSSFSMEGARVAATKLVERGVTGIVCASDVLALGAIRAARRLGRVVPTDVSVVGFDDSAFMTCTDPPLTTVRQPIETMGQAAVDLLVTQIEGAGVLHDELLFEPELVVRGSTAPAPGR